Proteins from a single region of Neomonachus schauinslandi chromosome 10, ASM220157v2, whole genome shotgun sequence:
- the C1GALT1C1L gene encoding LOW QUALITY PROTEIN: C1GALT1-specific chaperone 1-like protein (The sequence of the model RefSeq protein was modified relative to this genomic sequence to represent the inferred CDS: inserted 6 bases in 4 codons; substituted 3 bases at 3 genomic stop codons), producing MISESGYSHKLHSCIVLGSVYSVLITMWPINIHQRXNNYDHHHLCPPNRKDFLNISVVQRTDLKNSSCVDSISLGESKMSITRLLGKETWTKHSDKAEPYSTKNLWLQMRTTXKHVFEKHGDNYNWFXARPTTFAVIDNSVYLLFTKALSQPFYLGHTIXHGNLPYLTLEREIVKNRVXNTAFSAKSEKCADRSVIWKLSEDIQPATGLRXAGVLAENAEDSEGRVVFNSKPFAHLIQETMCNNPQLVGEGCCSGMAITFNGPTARKMIVMMXALAQGIHYFNSTLVFLPPNGSEND from the exons ATGATATCAGAAAGTGGGTATTCTCATAAGCTCCATAGCTG tataGTGCTTGGGAGCGTTTACTCTGTTTTGATAACTATGTGGCCAATTAACATTCACCAGA TGAACAACTATGATCACCATCACCTTTGCCCGCCAAAcagaaaagatttcttaaacatttcAGTAGTGCAACGCACGGATCTTAAGAACAGTAGCTGTGTTGATTCTATCAGCCTTGGAGAATCCAAGATGAGCATTACTAGGCTGTTGGGGAAAGAGACTTGGACCAAACACAGTGACAAAGCAGAGCCCTACAGTACTAAAAATCTGTGGTTACAGATGAGGACAACTTAGAAACATGTCTTTGAAAAGCATGGCGACAACTACAACTGGT TTGCACGTCCCACTACATTTGCTGTCATTGACAATTCAGTGTACCTGTTGTTTACTAAGGCTTTATCACAACCTTTCTATCTGGGCCACACTAT ACATGGCAACCTCCCATACCTGACCTTGGAAAGAGAAATTGTCAAGAATAGAGTCTGAAATACGGCCTTCTCTGCCAAGTCTGAGAAGTGTGCAGATCGAAGTGTGATTTGGAAGTTATCTGAAGACATTCAGCCAGCAACTGGCCTCAGATAAGCTGGAGTTCTTGCAGAGAATGCAGAGGATTCTGAAGGAAGAGTTGTATTTAATTCAAAACCATTTGCACATCTTATTCAAGAGACAATGTGTAATAATCCTCAGCTAGTAGGAGAAGGCTGCTGTTCAGGTATGGCTATTACTTTTAATGGACCAACTGCCAGAAAGATGATAGTAATGAT TGCACTGGCTCAGGGCATTCATTATTTCAACAGTACACTGGTTTTCTTACCTCCAAATGGTTCAGAAAATGACTGA